A single window of Paenibacillus sp. SYP-B4298 DNA harbors:
- a CDS encoding metal ABC transporter permease: MEIIQTEFFQRALIGGLLIGITAPLMGLFLVLRRLSMIGDTLAHVSIAGVALGFLIGIYPIGVGLLFALGAAFAIEKLRKAYKTYAELSIAIIMSGGVALASLLFTMGRGFNVNVTGYLFGSIYTLGNEDLVVIAVVTVVVLAAVVLHYKELFLLTFDEDAAAVNGLPVRYFNIMISILTALVISASIKIVGALLISALLTIPAACSLIIARSFKQTIITVVAVAELAVMSGLLIAGVWNLAPGGTIVMLLICMLMILLLVKRGFKI, translated from the coding sequence TTGGAAATTATACAAACGGAATTTTTTCAGCGAGCCTTGATCGGAGGGTTGCTGATCGGAATTACGGCTCCTCTGATGGGGCTGTTTCTTGTGTTGCGGCGATTATCGATGATTGGGGATACGCTGGCGCATGTGTCCATTGCTGGCGTGGCGCTTGGGTTTCTGATCGGAATCTATCCGATCGGGGTCGGCTTGCTGTTTGCGCTGGGAGCTGCCTTTGCGATTGAGAAGCTGCGCAAAGCCTACAAGACGTATGCGGAATTATCCATTGCGATCATTATGTCGGGTGGAGTAGCGCTCGCCTCGTTGTTGTTCACGATGGGGCGCGGCTTCAATGTCAATGTGACCGGTTATTTGTTCGGCAGCATCTATACGCTTGGCAATGAAGATCTTGTGGTGATCGCAGTGGTGACGGTTGTGGTGCTGGCTGCTGTGGTGCTGCACTATAAGGAACTGTTCCTGCTGACCTTTGATGAGGATGCGGCGGCGGTCAACGGTTTGCCAGTACGCTATTTTAATATTATGATAAGTATATTGACCGCCTTAGTCATTAGCGCTTCGATCAAGATCGTCGGTGCGTTGCTGATCTCTGCCCTGTTGACCATACCAGCGGCATGTAGTCTGATCATTGCGCGCAGCTTTAAACAGACGATCATCACAGTCGTTGCTGTCGCGGAGCTGGCCGTGATGTCCGGCCTGCTAATCGCCGGTGTATGGAATCTGGCACCTGGCGGCACCATCGTCATGCTGCTTATTTGCATGCTGATGATTTTGCTGCTGGTCAAACGCGGTTTCAAAATATGA
- a CDS encoding cytochrome c biogenesis CcdA family protein, protein MDVTVWMAFAGGVASFVSPCCLPLYPSYLSYITGISVKDIKADHRTSEVRIRTMAHTFFFMLGFSFVFFSLGYGTSLFADFFSNYQELIRQISAIFIVLLGLFLLGIFQPQLLMKERKLDLRMKKSGYVASFIFGIGFSAGWSPCVGPILAAILLLGTTQPGAWFQLTAAYSLGFAIPFFVLAFFIGSTRWMLKYSNAIMKVGGALMIVMGILLFTDQMTKITIWLNQFAPSNLG, encoded by the coding sequence ATGGATGTTACGGTTTGGATGGCGTTTGCCGGAGGAGTCGCTTCATTTGTCTCGCCGTGCTGCCTGCCCTTATATCCTTCTTATCTGTCGTACATAACAGGCATTTCGGTGAAGGATATAAAGGCAGACCATCGGACCTCAGAGGTGCGAATCCGTACAATGGCTCACACCTTCTTTTTTATGCTCGGATTTTCATTCGTGTTCTTCTCGCTCGGCTACGGAACAAGTCTGTTTGCCGACTTCTTCAGCAATTATCAGGAATTGATCCGCCAGATTTCAGCGATTTTCATCGTGCTGCTCGGTCTATTCCTGCTTGGCATCTTCCAACCGCAACTGCTGATGAAGGAGCGCAAGCTGGATTTGCGAATGAAGAAATCAGGCTATGTCGCTTCCTTTATATTCGGTATCGGCTTCTCTGCAGGCTGGTCGCCTTGCGTTGGCCCGATCCTGGCGGCGATATTGCTGCTCGGCACAACACAGCCTGGAGCATGGTTTCAGTTGACCGCTGCTTATTCGCTCGGCTTTGCAATTCCATTCTTCGTGCTCGCGTTCTTCATTGGCTCGACCCGCTGGATGCTGAAATACTCCAATGCCATCATGAAGGTCGGAGGTGCACTGATGATCGTCATGGGAATTCTGCTGTTCACGGATCAGATGACCAAAATTACGATCTGGCTCAATCAGTTCGCTCCGTCCAACCTGGGCTAG